A genomic region of Solanum dulcamara chromosome 2, daSolDulc1.2, whole genome shotgun sequence contains the following coding sequences:
- the LOC129875605 gene encoding uncharacterized protein LOC129875605 gives MDSETVKDSYNHEEVIGKLTGDFTGQLKMKEQIIEDNYEDNEEEEVEDGEDENDDEEEFSFACGIDAPPISADEVFYNGQIRPLFPLFNQNLLLCDEDLEALKEQLPIRPPVKKIFIQTEDNPIPAASSSSEDIAGPFCEWSKNKAIEASLENPEVCKKSNSTGFSKLWRFKVFLHRSNSDGRDTFVFLNPTTPAAKVEEKVIRKNETTTSSESEKKKISGEVKVIGKVTKKKKDLKKSEGVLAHEAYMKSKAKAEDRRRSYLPYRPELVGFFTNVNGGLTRNVHPF, from the coding sequence ATGGATTCTGAAACCGTAAAAGATTCGTATAATCATGAAGAAGTCATCGGAAAATTGACCGGAGATTTTACAGGGCAATTGAAGATGAAAGAACAGATAATCGAAGATAATTATGAGGACAACGAGGAGGAAGAGGTTGAAGATGGTGAAGACGAAAACGATGATGAAGAAGAGTTTTCTTTCGCGTGTGGGATAGACGCGCCGCCGATATCGGCGGATGAGGTATTTTACAATGGTCAAATCCGACCTCTGTTCCCGTTATTTAATCAAAATCTCCTTCTATGCGATGAAGATTTAGAAGCTTTGAAGGAACAATTACCAATAAGGCCACCGGTCAAGAAGATATTTATACAAACGGAAGATAACCCAATTCCGGCAGCTTCATCTTCTTCCGAAGATATCGCCGGACCCTTTTGTGAATGGTCGAAAAATAAAGCAATTGAAGCTTCACTGGAAAATCCTGAGGTATGTAAAAAGAGTAATTCCACTGGATTTTCAAAGCTATGGAGATTCAAAGTTTTTCTTCACCGGAGTAACAGTGACGGAAGAGACACGTTTGTGTTCTTAAACCCAACAACTCCGGCGGCTAAGGTAGAAGAAAAAGTTATTCGAAAAAATGAAACGACGACGTCGTCAGAGTCGGAGAAGAAGAAGATCTCCGGCGAAGTTAAAGTCATCGGAAAAGtaacgaagaagaagaaggatttGAAGAAGAGTGAAGGTGTATTAGCTCATGAAGCTTATATGAAGAGTAAAGCTAAAGCTGAAGATCGCCGGCGATCGTATCTTCCTTACCGGCCGGAGCTCGTCGGATTTTTCACAAATGTGAACGGTGGATTAACGAGGAATGTGCACCCATTCTAA
- the LOC129880346 gene encoding pantothenate kinase 1 encodes MEGKGIDGKLVKSDSTSADEISHLSIDIGGSLIKIAYFSTNSKCSTTDEAPTLSKERQEVPNADLYHHILSGRLYFVKFETSKIEDCIKFLSSKKLQQCGAQCHHSHAVDKVKIKATGGGAFKFADLFKDKLGLTLDKVEEMESLVAGANFLLKAVNREAYTYIGGQKEYVQIDQNDLYPYLLVNIGSGVSMIKVDGDGKFQRVSGTSVGGGTFLGLGKLLTKCQSFDELLELSHHGNNRMIDMLVGDIYGGLDYSKIGLASTAIASSFGKAISENKEREDYKPEDIARSLLRMISNNIGQIAYLNALRFGLKRIFLGGFFIRDHAYTMDTISVAVDFWSKGEAKAMFLRHEGFLGALGAFMNYKDGNADLTPPQLVEQQPPKRSSSCIVDRIHNSTRVHENENGAIDCRLRVSSSFKIYDEVKRC; translated from the exons GCTCCCTCATCAAGATTGCATACTTTTCAACCAACAGTAAGTGCAGCACTACTGATGAGGCACCAACGTTATCAAAAGAAAGACAGGAAGTTCCCAATGCAGACCTTTACCATCACATTCTTAGTGGCAGGCTTTATTTTGTTAAATTCGAGACTAGCAAGATTGAGGACTGCATAAAATTTTTGTCATCAAAGAAACTTCAACAGTGCG GTGCTCAATGTCATCATTCTCATGCTGTTGACAAGGTCAAGATTAAG GCAACAGGTGGTGGAGCTTTCAAGTTCGCCGATCTATTCAAAGATAAACTTGGCCTAACTCTGGACAAGGTAGAGGAAATGGAGTCTCTTGTTGCTGGAGCAAATTTTCTGCTTAAG GCTGTCAACCGTGAAGCTTATACGTATATTGGAGGTCAAAAGGAGTATGTGCAGATTGATCAGAATGATTTATATCCTTACCTCCTTGTCAACATTGGGTCTGGTGTCAGCATGATAAAG GTTGATGGAGATGGGAAATTTCAGAGAGTTAGTGGAACTAGCGTTGGTGGTGGCACTTTCTTGGGACTAGGGAAACTTTTGACTAAATGCCAAAG TTTTGATGAGTTGCTGGAATTGAGCCATCATGGAAACAACAGAATGATAGACATGCTCGTTGGAGATATTTATGGGGGATTGGACTATTCAAAG ATTGGCCTTGCATCAACAGCGATAGCGTCTAGCTTCGGTAAGGCGATCTCAGAAAACAAAGAGCGCGAAGACTACAAACCAGAAGACATTGCCCGGTCTCTCTTAAGGATGATCTCAAATAACATCGGACAG ATTGCATACTTAAATGCTCTTCGTTTTGGGCTCAAGCGCATCTTTTTGGGAGGATTCTTCATCCGTGACCATGCTTATACAATGGACACAATCTCCGTTGCAGTTGATTTCTG GTCGAAGGGTGAGGCAAAAGCAATGTTCTTGCGGCATGAGGGGTTTCTTGGAGCCCTAGGAGCTTTCATGAACTACAAAGATGGAAATGCAGATTTAACGCCCCCTCAGTTAGTTGAGCAACAACCCCCAAAGAGGAGTTCAAGTTGCATAGTCGATAGAATTCATAACTCTACGCGTGTGCACGAAAATGAAAATGGCGCCATAGATTGTAGATTGAGAGTTAGTAgctcatttaaaatttatgatgaGGTCAAAAGGTGTTGA